From one Gemmatimonadota bacterium genomic stretch:
- a CDS encoding putative toxin-antitoxin system toxin component, PIN family, translated as MKVVIDTNVLVSGLIFGGTPARILTAWSDGQFRLVASPEILDEYRRVGQALAAGREPLVRALDALLAMVAVHATVVNALALASRVCEDPDDDKFLAAALAGGATVVVSGDKHLLRVSGWQSIDVLTPRQFVDRQLHA; from the coding sequence GTGAAGGTCGTCATAGATACGAACGTGCTCGTCTCCGGTCTGATCTTCGGGGGCACGCCCGCTCGCATCCTCACGGCGTGGTCCGACGGCCAGTTTCGGCTCGTGGCCTCGCCGGAGATTCTGGACGAATATCGCCGAGTTGGCCAAGCACTGGCTGCTGGCCGGGAACCGCTCGTTCGCGCCTTGGACGCGCTGCTCGCCATGGTCGCGGTGCATGCCACCGTGGTGAACGCGCTCGCGCTCGCGTCTCGTGTGTGCGAAGACCCGGACGACGACAAGTTTCTGGCGGCCGCGCTCGCGGGCGGTGCCACGGTCGTCGTTTCGGGGGACAAGCACCTGTTGCGCGTCTCCGGATGGCAGTCGATCGACGTCCTGACGCCGCGGCAGTTCGTCGACCGGCAGCTGCACGCGTGA